The window TAGTAAACCTCATCAATATCTGCTCTTCATTAGTTCGAGTTAATATTGAGTTCCACGTCGTGAACTTATATCCGTTCATTAGAATAATGTTGTAATTTTCACTCTTGCCACGTCTCCACCTATGATTAGGATTGTTTTAGATAGTCTCAGTTAATTCACTGCAGACCAAAAAGGTTTACAACATGTTTTATATTAATAAGGAATCGGATATTGTAAGTATTTTAGGACTGGTGGAGATATTGTGAGCCGACCTGTGGTGTATGTATATCTTTTTCCACTTCAAACACTCTCTATCCTTCGATTTCTGGTCAACCTTTTACTACATAGATGCTGACTTTTTAAACAAATCTTGAAAATTATCCTTGACCTGATCCATATACTCACTGAGAATCTGATAGTATACATCTACTTCTCCAGAAAGTCATTTAGATCTAATGAATTTTATCGACCATTTTGATATTCTCTATAAGTAGCTCTGAAGGAATATAGCCGGATTTATACATTCAAAAACTAGTTCTTCCTTTTCAATGGTGTAACTCTATTACCAAGCTGGGCTCTTCTTATTGCTTCCGTAATCCCTGCATCAACCCTTACAGCTTCACAGTTCATTATTGTTTCTATTCTGTACGAAATTTTTAAGTTGTTGCAATATATGTATTACATCCTTATCTAATTCTTTAAATCTTTCTAAATCACATAGACTTAAGTACTCTAATTCAGTATAAACTCCTATCTTCTCCTTTATATCCTTCATCGAAATGGACAGATCTAGAAATAACTCAACTATGTACTCGCCTTTTTCACACTTTCTTAATATAAGGCTAAGAAGACCGAGATCTAGGAGTCTTTTCCTTTTGTTCTTCCCTGTTAATATAACTCTTACTCCTATAGGTATCTCTCTTCTTAAGTCGTCTATTTTTATTTCATTTTCATTAAGATAAATTATTGCATTCTCTTCTTTAATGAAATTTATCGAGTATATCCATAAATAATTTATATGCATATTGGATAAAAAGCGTAAGCATGACTAGTTGGGAGGAATATAAGGCTAAAGCTTGGGAGAGGATAAACAGAGACAAGGAGATAGGTTATCTAGACCCTGATATATATGATATTTTAAAAGCGTTCTTCTCCAGGCAGAAGTCGTATACACAAAGCAGTTGCAGTGGTAGAATTAGTATAATAGATGCTAAATTACCTTGGGAAAGGAGGGACTCCACGGTAGTATTTAAAGACCATTTGAAATTTACGGTAGAAGATCTATACGATGTTTTAGATAAGGGAATTGTACGAAGGCTTTGGCTTATTGTTCAGGGACCTATTATTCACGTTTACACCAAGGATATGGAGGAAGCATTAAATGTTCTAAAACTTGCTAGGGACGTTGGTTTTAAACACAGTGGGATTTTATCCTTTAACGATAAAGGAATTTTGGTGGAACTAAGGACAGGCGTAAAGATGGTTCATTTACTTAAGCCTAATCTTCCAGAAGAGGAAGCAAAACATTTGGTAGCAGTTTCTTTAGAAATCCTGAACAAGGGAAAGGAAAAATTAAACAATTTAAGGAATACGGTGGAATTATCTGTAGCTAATGATTCTATGAAGTTGGGGGAGGACTCTAAACTGGAGACCAAATTCCATTACAGAATCAGCTAACTCCTTTAAGGCATTTACATAATCGTTCCTTCTTCCATCAGGCTGGAGTAAAACCTTTCTGTGATCTATCCTGTTTTCTTCTACAAATTTTATTACTTCAGGTATATCGGTCTTGGGATTAACTATGACAAATTTATAATAGGTAGCCCAGTCGTCGTCCTTAAAGTTATACTTTAATCTATAACCTGCATTACTTAACTTAGGGGATACAGAGAAAACATCTATTAGTTCTCTTAATTTTTGGTTAGGCTTTATAGTTCCACTAGTTTCTACTACTATCCTCTGTTCTAGTTTTTTTAACTCTTCAGCTAAAGGGATTATGTCTTGTAGAAGGGGCTCTCCACCTGTTATAGTCGTAGTCTTTACCGAGACGTTAATTTTCGAGATAATCTCCTGAATGCTTAACTCTTTACCATCATATTTATGCCAAGAGTACTTGGTATCACACCATACGCAACGCATATGACATCCTGCTAATCTAACGAAGTTAGATGGTGTACCAATTACTTCTCCTTCTCCCTGAATCGATGTGAATATCTCAATTATCCAATACTTCACTCTGTTTCGATAATAGTTTAAGAGCGTAGTTTAAAAGTTCATTTATTCCAGCGTTCTTCTCTGCACTTATTTCAAAAATTTGTTCATTTTTTATTTCATTTTTTATAGCGTTATAAAGTTCCTCATTCAGGTCATCAATCTTATTGATCACTGGAATGACCACTTTTCCTAAGCCGATTATTTCTCTATATAGATCAAGTTGTTCCTTATGAGTATACATTGATGAGTTTGATGCGTCAAATAAGAACAGGATTATGCCATTTAAGTTCTTAATCGCATTAATAGCCTTTAACTCTACCACGTTTCTGTCTTTCATAGGTCTATCTAATATCCCTGGCGTATCTATAACTTGGACAGTTAATATACCAGATGTTATATGTCCAACATGTATCTCCTTGGTGGTAAATGGGTATGATGCTATCTCAGGTTTAGCTGAGGATATTTTACTCACTAAGCTGCTTTTACCAACATTGGGTGGTCCTGCAACTATTATTGTAGGCAAATAGGGATCGATGGTCTGTAATTTCTTTAATTCCTTAGAAATTCTAATTACTAAGTCAATACACTCCTTCCTCTTCCTTAGTACGGAGAAGACTCTTCCGACGTATTGTCTCATATATTTATTTGGTCTATTTTGTGAATCCCTCTTTATGAGCGAGATATATTCATCTGAAAGTTTCTCAGCTAATAATACACTTTTCTTAATTGCAGATAGGCATCTTTGAAAATGTCCTATATCTCCTGAAGTTATTTCCAAAAGTTCTCTATAGAAGGGGTGAAGATTATCTATTTTTGGAAAAGTGTCTAAAAAAACACGATATTTCCTAACTTGTTCCACAACATATTTTATTCTCCTTATTTCTCTGTCCTTTGGAGTATTTCCATTGATTTTTGGAATTCTGTTAAGGATTGTTTTTATAACTGTTTCAGGATCATTTGGTATTGAAATTTTCTCAAAAGGATTCAACATACTTTCGTTCCTGCGGGAGTCTCCCCGTCTACAGTTAATATCTTAGGTTTTATTCCTTTTGCTTCATCTTCTTTACATCCAGCAGCTAGTATCATTCCCTGACTTTCAAATCCCCTTATTTTTCTAGGCTTCAAATTTACTATGACAACAACCTTTTTACCCAATAGCTCCTGTGGTGTATAATACTCTGCGATTCCGCTTATTATCTGCCTAGTTTCAGTTCCTAGGTCTACAATTAACCTTAGTAATTTAGTTCCTTCTATCCTTTCAGCTTCTTTAACTATCCCCACTCGTAGATCCATTTTTGCGAAGTCGTCTATTGTTATCTCGCTCATAATATCTTCGTTTACACTCTGTCATAAAAAGAGTCATTTACTTAATAAAGTAAAAATACCATCACGTAAATAGGATAGTTTTTTATATTACTTGAGTATAAAATTTATATGGAACCTAAGAGGGTCGCAGAGGGAAAAACAAAAATAGTTTATGAATTTGATCCTGAGCATTATCTTCTTAGATTTAAAGATAGTATAACAGCAGGGGACGGTGCTAGAAAAGATGAACTTCCGGGTAAAGGTATTTTAAATGCTCAAACTTCAGCGCTGTTCTTCAGATTATTAGAGAAGAACGATATCAGAACTCATTACGTTGGTATGTATGACGAAAAAACGATGATAGTTACTAAATTGAAGATGATTCCAGTAGAGGTAGTTCTAAGAAACATCGCAACTGGAAGCATAGTAAAGAGATTACCTATAAAAGAGGGAGAGGTATTTGATCCTCCAATAGTGGAATTTTTCCTTAAAGACGATTTAAGGCATGACCCATTATTAAATTACTCTCACTTACAGTACTTCAACTTGTTAACCAGGAAGGAAGCTGAAATAGTCGAGGAAGTGATAGTTAAGGTAAATGTTGTAATGAAAAACTTCCTTAAAGAGAGGGGTTTGGTCTTATACGATTTGAAGCTCGAGTTCGGAAAAGATAAAGATAACAATTTGATTGTTGGAGACGAGATAACGCTTGATTCAATGAGAGTTAGAGATGAAAAAACAAACAAAATTTTAGATAAAGACTTGTACAGAAAAGGCGAGTCATTAGAGGTAGTAAAGAAAGCATACGAAGACTTCTTTAACTTGATATCAAGGTGATGAAGACGTTATATAACGTTGAGCTCATAATAATCAGTAAGGATGGTATAAGAGATCCTGAAGGAGAGACAATTCAACGTTATGTTGTACAGAAATCCACAAATAAGGTAAGAGAAACTAGGGCTGGTAAGTATTTACTTTTCAGAATAGAAAGTAATTCTTCTGAAGAAGCTCAAGAGACAGTGAAGAGAATAGCTGAGGAAATGAGACTATTCAACCCTATTGTTCATAAGATCATTATTAGGGTGTCAAGGAGTGAGGGTAGCGGTAATTAAGTTCCCAGGAACCACTTGCGAGATTGATGTCTACAAAGCTCTTAAAGAGGTAGGGGTAGAAAGCGAAATAGTTAGACATAAGGACTTTGATCCTGATAACTTTAAGGCAGTAATTATCCCAGGTGGATTCAGCTTCGGAGATTATCTGAGAGCTGGGAGTATTGCTGCTAGTACAGAGACCATGAAAAAAATAAAAGAGATGGCAGATGCTGGAAAAGTAGTTATCGGAATCTGTAATGGTTTTCAGATCTTGGTGGAAAGTGGGATACTTCAGGGTGCATTATTACCTAACCTGAATTTACGTTTCTTGAGCAAATGGGTTTATCTGAAGGTAAATAGGTTTGATACTGTTCTCACCAGAGGTTTAACTAAAACTGTAGTTAGAGTACCCATAGCTCACGCTGAAGGGAGATATTACCATAATGACTCTGAGATGGCAAAAAGAATTGCAGTTTTTCTCTACTCTGATGAGAATGGTAACGTTGATGATAAAAATAATCCTAATGGCTCTATCTATAACATTGCAGGTATAGCCAATGAGAGTGGTAATGTTATAGGTATGATGCCTCATCCTGAAAGAGCCTCTTTCAATTTAACGTCTCCAGACGGGGAGACAGATGGTTTATTACTATTAAGGGGGTTGAAAAGAATTGAGGCTTAGTTTATCCTCTCAGGAAATGGAGCTAGTGAGGAAGTTTTTAGGAAGGGAGCCGAAAGAGGAGGAATGGTTAGTTGTAGATGCCCTATGGTCAGAGCATTGTTCATATAAATCATCAAAAATATTCTTGAGGAGTTTTCCCAGTGAGGGCGAAAGAGTAATAATGGGTATAGAGGATTGGCAAGACGCAGGGGCGTTAGACGTAGGGGACGGATGGGCTGTAGTCCTCAAACTGGAGAGCCATAATCATCCATCTGCCATTGATCCTTTTAACGGAGCAGCAACAGGAATTGGAGGAATAATACGAGATATAATCAGTAAAGGCGCTAGACCTATAGCCTTACTTGATATGATTAGGGTTGGTAATCTTAATAATTCAAGGAATAGATGGTTGTTAAAGAACATAATAGCAGGTATAGGATTTTATGGAAATAGTATAGGTGTTCCTGTAGTTGCAGGTGAACTAGCATTTGACGAAACGTATAATGATAATCCATTAGTTGATGTAGCTGGACTAGGTGTTGTAAAGAAGGATAAGATCGTACCAAGTGTAGTAAAAGAGGCAGGGCTAAAGATTGTTCTTGTTGGTTTAACTGGTCTGGATGGACTTGGAGGTGCATCCTTTGCATCTAGGAAACTTAGCGGAGAAGATGAGATAGGTGCGGTTCAGATTGCAGATCCCTTCGCTGGGAAAATAGTTTTAGATGTAACTATTCAAATCGCTGATAAGGTAGAGGCAATCAAGGACTTAGGTGGTGGTGGACTAGTTGTCGGAATCACTGAAATGGCTAACGGATTAGGTGTAGAGGTCGAACTGGACAAGATTCCCTTGCGTGTCAAGGATTTAACACCTGGAGAAATTCTAGTCTCCGAAACCCAGGAGAGAATGGTATTTGCTGTAAAACCAGAGAGAGTAAAGGAGGTTTGTGAAGCATTTGAGTATTATGAATATCCTTGCGCAGTTATTGGAGAGTTCACTAATGATACTAGTATTAGATTCTTATACAAGGGAAAAGAGGTTGTGAATTTACCCTCAAGTTTACTCTTGAATCCACCTAGATATAAGTGGGGTGTTAAAAAAACTAAGTACTCAATATACCATGAAAAACCTAATATAAACCTAGAAGTAGCTGTGAAGGAGATTCTATCTTATCCAGACCTTGTAAGCAAATTCTGGGCATATTCCCAGTTTGATTATGAGGTAGGAACATCTACAGTGCTCAAACCCGGTGAGGCTGATGCAGGCTTAATATCTTTACCAAATGGTAAGCTATTAGCAATCAAGGGTGATGCTAACCCTGATTTATGCGCAGAAGATTCCTATGAGTGTGGTAGATATATTGTAGCAGAGGCATATAGAAATCTAGCCACAGTGGGCGCTAAGGGGATAGGTGTTGTAGATCATTTACAGTTCGGAGATCCTAAGAAACCTGAAGTATACTATCAGTTTGTTGAGGCAGTAAGGGGTATAGCAGAGGCTTCAAAGTATTTCGGTACCCCTATAGTTGGGGGTAAGGTATCATTTTACAACGAAAATAGGGAGGGGAAACCAATTAAGCCAACACCCTTGGTTGTCATGGCTGGATTAGTACAAGACAAGTTTTTGAGACCTAAGATTACTGAGGGCGCGTCAATAATTATGATTGGATTTACCAGGGAGGAGATGAGAGGTTCCTTATTAGGTAAAATATTTGGGAATTATGGAGACGTGCCTAAGACTAGGTTAAATGAGGAATTTCTGTCAAGCGAACTTGTGATTAAGGCAATAAATGATGGGAAAATAATTTTCGCAAAAGACATTAGTAAAGGTGGTTTAGTAGGAGCGTTACTACCTATACTTGTAAGGGGATTTGGCGTCTCAATTGATACTAATTTAATACCTTCAGATAGCGATGACGTAATTTCCAAGCTATTTTCTGAGAATGGAGGAAGATTCATTGTTTTAAGTGAAAGAGAGGATGATATTAATTGGCTCGAAAGCCAAAGTAGAGGAATTTATGTATCTAAAATAGGAGAAGTCACTAGAGAACAATACGTAATGTGGCTAAGGGAAGGAAAGAAAATAGACCTGACTAGAGAAGTAAATAATTATTATAGATATCTAGAAGAGGTGACAAGTGATTAGCAAGATAAAGGAACATTGCGGAATAGTTGGAATTCATAATGTTCCCAATGCACCAAGAATTGTATATGAGACTTTGAAGTTTCTCCAACATAGAGGTCAGGAATCGGCTGGAATAACATTCCTCGATAAGGATCGACTTAGCACTGTTAAGGGACTAGGACTTGTGGAAGATGCATTAGACCCAATAATTCTTAAATCATCGAACTTCTCTATTGGTCACGTAAGATACTCAACTACAGGACGGGGAGTAATAGATGAAGCTCAACCTCTAAGCGACGGCAAAATCGCTCTAGCGTTTAATGGAACTATTCCAAATTATATTAATTATAACGTAAGAATTGATACTGAATTCATTTATGAAGTACTGAAAAACCAAGAAGATATAAGACAAGGGATAAGAAAATTAGTAGACTTAGCAGATGGTGGTTATTCCTTAGTTGTCTTAACCAATAAGGGTGAACTAATCGGTTTAAGAGATCCTAAAGGCTTTAGACCTTTGGTTTTAGGGAAATTAGGCTCAGGCTATATTATAGCGTCTGAAGATTCTGCAATAAGACAGTTGGGAGGAATAGTGGTTAGAGATGTTAAACCCGGTGAGATGATATACATCAAGAATGGTTCAATTGAAAGCGAGATTGTAGCTAGGGACGAAGTTCATTTTTGTTCCTTTGAGTATATTTACTTCTCTAGGGCTGACTCAATAATAGACGGAGTTTCAGTCTATAGGGCTAGAGTGAGGTTAGGTGAGATATTAGCTGAGAACCATTCAGTAAAAGTAGATATTGTGGTTCCTGTACCGGAGTCCTCAGTACCAATTGCCCTAGGATTTTCGAGAAAATCCGGGATTCCTCTCGAATATGGATTAGTTAGAACATCAGTATCTAAGAGATCTTTTATAATGCCTTCCCAGGATAAGAGGGAAAGTATTGTTGAGGAGAAATTCGGAGTTGTTGGTGAGGTAGTAAGAAACAAGAAAATTGTATTAATAGATGATTCTATAGTTAGAGGTACAACAATGAAAAAATTAGTGAAACTAATTAGAGAAAATGGTGCAAGTGAGGTTCATGTGAGAATTGGTTCACCTATGATCAAGTATCCCTGCTATATGGGTATAGACTTTCCGAACAAGAAGGAATTAATCGCAAATGATAAAAACGAGATGGAGATTGCAAAGTCCATTGGAGCAGATTCTGTTGAATACCTCTCTATAGATGAGATGATTAAGGCAATTGGTAGACAAGATTTATGTCACGCATGTTTTTCAGGTATATATCCTCTTAAACATTCGTATGATTTTTCTAAACTCAGTGTAAGTATGAAAGGGTGAGTGTGATGGCAGGTATACTAGGTGTATATGCATTTGATAAAATCTGGAACATAAGTAAATTTTTGTACTATGGTATAATAGGCTTACAACATAGAGGCTATTCAAGAAGTGGTATCTCAACTTTAAGTGATAAAGGATTTTTTACTATCTCAGGAGACTCAGCACCTGAAGACTTAGAGCTTCCAGAGATTCAGGGATGGGCTGGCGTCGCATATACAGGATTAGAAAAGAAGTATCCTTATACTACAGATTATGGTGTTTTAGTGATAGATGGAGTAGTGAAGACTGATCTCAATGAACTCAGTAAAAAGCTATACAAGGATCCTGAGACTGCCCTAATGGAAGCTGACGGCGTCTTTTCTTTAGTCTTTCTATCAAAAGACGGAAGAATGATCGGTTATAGGGACGAACTTGGAGTAAAGCCACTGGAAATAGGCGGTTTCGGATTTGATCTAGCCATATTGTCTTCTGAAACACCAGGTATTTCAGTGATTGGTGGTGAGTTGAAAAGGGAAATAAAGCCAGGAGAGTTAGTTTATATAGACTCATATTCTGTGTCCTACAAGAGACTTAAGGAATTATCGTCCTCTAGATACTGCTCCATTGATATAATTTATCAGTCAAGGATAGACAGTTACGTTTTTGATGGTAATATCTACGATATAAGGGTTAGGATAGGTGAACAGCTAGCTGAAGAGAGGAAAATTGAAGGAGATGTAGTAATAGGAGTCCCAGACACTGCAATACCATACGCAATAGGCTATTCCCATAAATCCGGAATACCATTCTCTTTAGGCTTCACCAGGACAGGCAGTCCTATAAGGACGATGTTAGCCTCGGATGATTTCCTCAAGGTTATTGGTGTTCAATTAAAGCTTAATCCCATAAAATCTGCTGTTAAGGGAAAAAGGGTAATATTAATTGATGATTCTATGGTAACTGGGAGAACATTAAAGAACACCATCTTTAACTTAAGAGTATTAGGAGCCAAGGAAGTACATGTGCTAATTGGCAGTCCTAAGCTAATTGCCAAATGTCCCTATGGTATGCAAGTTCCTGAAGAAAAGGAGCTCAT is drawn from Sulfolobus acidocaldarius SUSAZ and contains these coding sequences:
- a CDS encoding radical SAM protein, with the protein product MKYWIIEIFTSIQGEGEVIGTPSNFVRLAGCHMRCVWCDTKYSWHKYDGKELSIQEIISKINVSVKTTTITGGEPLLQDIIPLAEELKKLEQRIVVETSGTIKPNQKLRELIDVFSVSPKLSNAGYRLKYNFKDDDWATYYKFVIVNPKTDIPEVIKFVEENRIDHRKVLLQPDGRRNDYVNALKELADSVMEFGLQFRVLPQLHRIISYR
- a CDS encoding GTP-binding protein; its protein translation is MLNPFEKISIPNDPETVIKTILNRIPKINGNTPKDREIRRIKYVVEQVRKYRVFLDTFPKIDNLHPFYRELLEITSGDIGHFQRCLSAIKKSVLLAEKLSDEYISLIKRDSQNRPNKYMRQYVGRVFSVLRKRKECIDLVIRISKELKKLQTIDPYLPTIIVAGPPNVGKSSLVSKISSAKPEIASYPFTTKEIHVGHITSGILTVQVIDTPGILDRPMKDRNVVELKAINAIKNLNGIILFLFDASNSSMYTHKEQLDLYREIIGLGKVVIPVINKIDDLNEELYNAIKNEIKNEQIFEISAEKNAGINELLNYALKLLSKQSEVLDN
- a CDS encoding methionyl-tRNA synthetase, with amino-acid sequence MSEITIDDFAKMDLRVGIVKEAERIEGTKLLRLIVDLGTETRQIISGIAEYYTPQELLGKKVVVIVNLKPRKIRGFESQGMILAAGCKEDEAKGIKPKILTVDGETPAGTKVC
- a CDS encoding phosphoribosylaminoimidazole-succinocarboxamide synthase: MEPKRVAEGKTKIVYEFDPEHYLLRFKDSITAGDGARKDELPGKGILNAQTSALFFRLLEKNDIRTHYVGMYDEKTMIVTKLKMIPVEVVLRNIATGSIVKRLPIKEGEVFDPPIVEFFLKDDLRHDPLLNYSHLQYFNLLTRKEAEIVEEVIVKVNVVMKNFLKERGLVLYDLKLEFGKDKDNNLIVGDEITLDSMRVRDEKTNKILDKDLYRKGESLEVVKKAYEDFFNLISR
- a CDS encoding phosphoribosylformylglycinamidine synthase (With PurL and PurS catalyzes the conversion of formylglycinamide ribonucleotide, ATP, and glutamine to formylglycinamidine ribonucleotide, ADP, and glutamate in the fourth step of the purine biosynthetic pathway), producing MRVAVIKFPGTTCEIDVYKALKEVGVESEIVRHKDFDPDNFKAVIIPGGFSFGDYLRAGSIAASTETMKKIKEMADAGKVVIGICNGFQILVESGILQGALLPNLNLRFLSKWVYLKVNRFDTVLTRGLTKTVVRVPIAHAEGRYYHNDSEMAKRIAVFLYSDENGNVDDKNNPNGSIYNIAGIANESGNVIGMMPHPERASFNLTSPDGETDGLLLLRGLKRIEA
- a CDS encoding phosphoribosylformylglycinamidine synthase, which translates into the protein MRLSLSSQEMELVRKFLGREPKEEEWLVVDALWSEHCSYKSSKIFLRSFPSEGERVIMGIEDWQDAGALDVGDGWAVVLKLESHNHPSAIDPFNGAATGIGGIIRDIISKGARPIALLDMIRVGNLNNSRNRWLLKNIIAGIGFYGNSIGVPVVAGELAFDETYNDNPLVDVAGLGVVKKDKIVPSVVKEAGLKIVLVGLTGLDGLGGASFASRKLSGEDEIGAVQIADPFAGKIVLDVTIQIADKVEAIKDLGGGGLVVGITEMANGLGVEVELDKIPLRVKDLTPGEILVSETQERMVFAVKPERVKEVCEAFEYYEYPCAVIGEFTNDTSIRFLYKGKEVVNLPSSLLLNPPRYKWGVKKTKYSIYHEKPNINLEVAVKEILSYPDLVSKFWAYSQFDYEVGTSTVLKPGEADAGLISLPNGKLLAIKGDANPDLCAEDSYECGRYIVAEAYRNLATVGAKGIGVVDHLQFGDPKKPEVYYQFVEAVRGIAEASKYFGTPIVGGKVSFYNENREGKPIKPTPLVVMAGLVQDKFLRPKITEGASIIMIGFTREEMRGSLLGKIFGNYGDVPKTRLNEEFLSSELVIKAINDGKIIFAKDISKGGLVGALLPILVRGFGVSIDTNLIPSDSDDVISKLFSENGGRFIVLSEREDDINWLESQSRGIYVSKIGEVTREQYVMWLREGKKIDLTREVNNYYRYLEEVTSD
- a CDS encoding amidophosphoribosyltransferase, which gives rise to MISKIKEHCGIVGIHNVPNAPRIVYETLKFLQHRGQESAGITFLDKDRLSTVKGLGLVEDALDPIILKSSNFSIGHVRYSTTGRGVIDEAQPLSDGKIALAFNGTIPNYINYNVRIDTEFIYEVLKNQEDIRQGIRKLVDLADGGYSLVVLTNKGELIGLRDPKGFRPLVLGKLGSGYIIASEDSAIRQLGGIVVRDVKPGEMIYIKNGSIESEIVARDEVHFCSFEYIYFSRADSIIDGVSVYRARVRLGEILAENHSVKVDIVVPVPESSVPIALGFSRKSGIPLEYGLVRTSVSKRSFIMPSQDKRESIVEEKFGVVGEVVRNKKIVLIDDSIVRGTTMKKLVKLIRENGASEVHVRIGSPMIKYPCYMGIDFPNKKELIANDKNEMEIAKSIGADSVEYLSIDEMIKAIGRQDLCHACFSGIYPLKHSYDFSKLSVSMKG
- a CDS encoding amidophosphoribosyltransferase, whose protein sequence is MAGILGVYAFDKIWNISKFLYYGIIGLQHRGYSRSGISTLSDKGFFTISGDSAPEDLELPEIQGWAGVAYTGLEKKYPYTTDYGVLVIDGVVKTDLNELSKKLYKDPETALMEADGVFSLVFLSKDGRMIGYRDELGVKPLEIGGFGFDLAILSSETPGISVIGGELKREIKPGELVYIDSYSVSYKRLKELSSSRYCSIDIIYQSRIDSYVFDGNIYDIRVRIGEQLAEERKIEGDVVIGVPDTAIPYAIGYSHKSGIPFSLGFTRTGSPIRTMLASDDFLKVIGVQLKLNPIKSAVKGKRVILIDDSMVTGRTLKNTIFNLRVLGAKEVHVLIGSPKLIAKCPYGMQVPEEKELIAANLPDNEITKVMGADSIYWLSLEGLYRVVGHRNLCVGCMTNLFPRW